One Coffea arabica cultivar ET-39 chromosome 5c, Coffea Arabica ET-39 HiFi, whole genome shotgun sequence DNA window includes the following coding sequences:
- the LOC113689833 gene encoding peroxisomal and mitochondrial division factor 2-like, with amino-acid sequence MADDSNTVNGEFVDAQTVDIAGEEISSYESKVAELSEMIEALEKEKQQVVYENKTVNDRIEKMKESMKHLSSENEELKGQVEKLGSESKALQSVAARAGELEGEVSRLQHDLISAMSDLDEANSDVSKWKTKVESLENGATEKSIKLDAVISERDLLIGKVEDLKAKVGEKEKEIKVLEGGIEELKLAASEREELLRKVRELEGKLEEKERVINGLEVKQREVDGLENGKVAVVEEDVGSVVEGREKNCAARLEGEWPVVAVSAVSAVALTGVLCYLHYKKR; translated from the coding sequence ATGGCTGATGATTCGAATACGGTGAACGGCGAATTTGTGGATGCTCAAACGGTGGATATTGCTGGAGAGGAAATCTCCAGTTACGAATCGAAAGTTGCTGAACTTTCAGAGATGATTGAGGCGTTGGAGAAAGAAAAGCAGCAGGTGGTTTATGAGAATAAGACTGTTAATGATAGGattgagaaaatgaaggaaTCAATGAAGCATTTGAGCTCTGAGAATGAGGAACTGAAGGGCCAGGTCGAGAAATTGGGCTCGGAGAGCAAGGCTTTGCAATCTGTAGCTGCTAGGGCTGGTGAGCTTGAGGGCGAAGTATCACGACTGCAGCATGATCTGATTTCTGCTATGAGTGATTTGGACGAGGCTAACAGTGATGTTTCTAAGTGGAAAACGAAGGTGGAGAGTTTGGAGAATGGGGCGACGGAGAAGTCAATTAAGCTGGATGCTGTTATCAGTGAGAGGGATTTGTTGATTGGTAAAGTGGAGGACTTGAAGGCCAAAGTTGGAGAAAAGGAGAAGGAGATTAAGGTTTTGGAGGGTGGGATTGAGGAGTTGAAATTGGCTGCGAGTGAGAGAGAGGAGTTATTGCGAAAGGTAAGGGAATTGGAAGGGAAGTTGGAGGAGAAAGAGAGGGTGATTAACGGGTTGGAAGTGAAACAGAGGGAGGTTGATGGTCTGGAGAATGGGAAGGTGGCTGTGGTGGAGGAGGATGTGGGCAGTGTGGTTGAGGGCCGAGAGAAGAATTGCGCTGCTCGACTTGAGGGGGAGTGGCCTGTGGTGGCTGTTTCTGCTGTCAGTGCTGTGGCTCTGACAGGGGTGCTGTGTTATCTTCATTACAAGAAAAGGTGA
- the LOC113689834 gene encoding uncharacterized protein, protein MEGSENSKIENRQKVKTGDGSEQVEVQEVDFGEVIELPPQPAAMHNEPVIVAEEKNTMEQSGSSEVTVEEKGEENLSVISEPEATARELAFSEYGQKQDGVSAVASEAETKTQEEAPFPISSTSVAESSGVRDSVSEENVVELSEPVAVVPGDATNGGGGRDSSENPSSADREPAAVLTPRTRTFWTSCCGLFDALRGSNQ, encoded by the exons ATGGAAGGTTCAGAGAATTCCAAGATAGAGAATAGACAGAAAGTGAAGACAGGTGATGGCTCAGAACAAGTAGAGGTGCAAGAGGTTGATTTTGGCGAAGTAATCGAGCTCCCTCCACAGCCAGCAGCCATGCATAACGAGCCAGTAATTGTAGCTGAAGAAAAGAACACTATGGAGCAATCGGGATCTTCTGAGGTAACTGTAGAGGAGAAAGGAGAGGAAAACCTGAGCGTTATCTCTGAACCAGAGGCTACTGCGAGAGAGTTGGCGTTTTCCGAATATGGGCAGAAACAGGATGGGGTTTCTGCCGTTGCATCTGAAGCAGAAACGAAGACGCAGGAGGAGGCTCCATTTCCAATTTCAAGTACTAGTGTTGCGGAATCATCAGGTGTTCGAGATTCAGTTAGCGAAGAAAATGTTGTTGAATTATCAGAACCAGTAGCTGTTGTTCCTGGTGATGCTACTAATGGTGGTGGGGGTCGTGACTCATCAGAAAATCCCAGCAGCGCTGACAGAGAG CCAGCTGCTGTTTTGACTCCTCGCACGCGGACTTTTTGGACGAGCTGCTGTGGTTTATTTGATGCTCTGCGGGGCTCAAATCAGTAA